In Solanum stenotomum isolate F172 chromosome 6, ASM1918654v1, whole genome shotgun sequence, one DNA window encodes the following:
- the LOC125866691 gene encoding uncharacterized protein LOC125866691 — translation MASAFLFSCCLVIFSLHQVLGNSKFNCADEFECGGLGAMKFPFTNSSNPECGLCRFDCHTKPYPKIVLGGQKYDALVKKGDFFLISDPKLQEYLDSRSCKSFYRNFSFPNSPLISFQIVPNLTLYGCKHSHDNTIQKTNDSFFKDFDRYTECEGFNVYYHHPNKTILGNTSAKISGKLPEYCSLVQLPIPLPTPSKPYTGDLFELLTSNSLLNWELSKDCHLCLVKGGKCQMIDEHEFHCSMKGIYSIVKK, via the coding sequence ATGGCTTCTGCTTTCTTGTTTTCGTGTTGTTTAGTGATCTTTAGCCTACATCAAGTACTAGGTAACTCCAAATTCAACTGCGCCGATGAATTTGAGTGTGGAGGCCTTGGAGCTATGAAGTTTCCTTTCACAAATTCCAGCAACCCTGAGTGTGGATTATGCAGGTTTGATTGTCATACTAAACCATATCCTAAGATTGTACTTGGTGGACAAAAATATGATGCTTTAGTGAAGAAGGGTgattttttccttatttcagATCCTAAACTTCAAGAGTACTTAGATAGCAGAAGTTGCAAGTCTTTTTACAGAAACTTCTCATTTCCAAACTCCCCTTTGATCTCTTTCCAAATTGTTCCTAACTTAACCTTGTACGGATGCAAACATAGTCATGACAACACCATCCAGAAGACAAATGATTCCTTTTTCAAAGATTTTGATAGATATACTGAGTGTGAAGGTTTTAATGTTTACTATCACCATCCCAATAAAACAATATTGGGAAATACTAGTGCTAAGATAAGTGGCAAACTTCCAGAGTACTGTTCACTTGTACAACTGCCAATTCCATTGCCTACACCATCAAAACCATATACAGGTGACTTGTTTGAACTGTTGACTTCTAATTCTCTTCTAAACTGGGAGTTGTCCAAAGATTGTCATCTGTGTCTTGTCAAAGGAGGGAAATGCCAGATGATCGATGAACACGAGTTTCATTGTTCTATGAAAGGTATATATAGTATTGTTAAGAAATAA
- the LOC125866686 gene encoding uncharacterized protein LOC125866686 isoform X2 — MGVEKNVGCEVEVVSWRERKIKAEILVNADVDSVWNALTDYERLADFVPNLVSRRIPCPHPGRIWLEQRGIQRSLYWHIEARVVLDLQEFIKSNNVRELHFSMVDGDFKKFEGKWSVRVGTRSSTAILSYEVSVIPRFNFPAIFLERIIRSDLPVNLQALSCRAENSYQGYQSVTKEEPGSYLISTKTDIDHVISHENKSKGEHLKDKFVKATFGPSTPVTSDVSNNWGIFGKTCRLDKPCVVDEVHLRRFDGLLENGGVHRCVVASITVKAPVREVWNVLTAYESLPEIVPNLAISKILSRDNNKVRILQEGCKGLLYMVLHARVVLDLSELIEQEISFEQVEGDFDSFEGKWILEQLGSHHTLLKYSVESKMHKNSFLSEAIMEEVIYEDLPSNLCAIRDYIEERETEKPLEKFNHDEFREASVGSSMKDSFDYYDRQAEQNSDSSSLHSPRQRPKVPGLQRDIEVLKAELLAFISEHGQEGFMPMRKQLRKHGRVDIEKAITRMGGFRRISSLMNLSLAYKHRKPKGYWDSLENLQEEISRFQKNWGMDLSYMPSRKSFERAGRYDIARALEKWGGLHEVSRLLSLKVRHPNRQASLAKEKKVELLANDVNCETTSSKPFVAQDAKKWLMKLKDLDINWVE; from the exons ATGGGAGTAGAGAAAAATGTTGGATGTGAAGTGGAAGTTGTTTCGTGGAGAGAACGAAAGATTAAAGCTGAGATTTTGGTGAATGCTGATGTTGATTCTGTTTGGAATGCTCTTACTGATTATGAAAGGCTTGCTGATTTTGTCCCAAATCTTGTTAGCAG GAGAATTCCTTGTCCACATCCTGGACGTATTTGGTTGGAGCAAAGAGGTATCCAACGATCACTCTATTGGCACATAGAAGCTCGTGTTGTATTGGATCTCCAAGAATTCATCAAATCG AATAATGTTCGCGAGCTCCATTTCTCTATGGTTGACGGTGACTTCAAGAAGTTTGAAGGCAAATGGTCTGTGAGAGTTGGAACAAG GTCTTCAACAGCTATACTAAGTTATGAAGTTAGTGTCATACCAAGGTTCAACTTTCCTGCCATTTTCTTGGAGAGGATTATCAGGTCAGACCTCCCGGTAAATCTTCAAGCGTTGTCCTGTAGAGCTGAAAACAGTTATCAAGGTTATCAGAGTGTTACCAAAGAGGAACCTGGTTCTTACCTTATTTCCACTAAGACAGATATTGATCATGTCATTTCCCACGAAAATAAATCTAAAGGTGAACACTTAAAGGACAAGTTTGTCAAAGCCACTTTTGGCCCATCGACACCAGTTACAAGTGATGTGAGTAACAATTGGGGAATATTTGGGAAAACTTGCAGACTTGACAAGCCATGTGTGGTGGATGAAGTCCATCTCCGAAGATTTGATGGTCTACTG GAAAATGGAGGTGTTCATCGTTGCGTTGTTGCTAGTATTACAGTAAAAGCTCCAGTTCGCGAAGTATGGAATGTTTTGACTGCTTATGAAAGTCTTCCTGA GATAGTTCCAAATTTAGCGATCAGTAAGATCTTATCACGAGACAACAACAAAGTTCGCATTCTTCAG GAAGGATGCAAGGGTCTTCTATACATGGTACTCCATGCACGTGTCGTCCTAGACTTATCTGAACTCATAGAACAAGAAATTAGCTTTGAGCAGGTGGAAGGAGATTTCGATTCTTTTGAAGGAAAATGGATCTTAGAGCAATTAGGCAGTCATCATACTCTATTGAAGTATAGTGTGGAGTCAAAAATGCACAAGAATTCATTTCTTTCTGAAGCAATTATGGAAGAG GTCATATATGAGGACCTTCCCTCAAACTTATGTGCAATCCGAGATTACATTGAGGAACGAGAGACTGAGAAACCTCTTGAGAAATTTAACCATGATGAATTCCGAGAGGCATCGGTTGGTTCATCAATGAAGGATTCATTTGATTATTATGATAGGCAAGCTGAACAGAATTCAGACAGTAGTAGTTTACATTCACCTAGACAAAGGCCGAAAGTTCCAGGGTTGCAGAGGGATATTGAAGTTCTTAAAGCTGAGCTCTTGGCTTTTATCTCCGAACATGGACAAGAAGGATTTATGCCTATGAGAAAGCAACTCAGGAAACATGGAAGAGTGGATATTGAGAAGGCTATTACACGTATGGGAGGTTTTAGAAGAATTTCTTCATTGATGAATCTATCTCTTGCTTACAAACACCGCAAACCAAAAGGTTATTGGGATAGCTTGGAAAATTTACAAGAGGAG ATCAGTCGATTCCAGAAGAACTGGGGAATGGATCTATCGTATATGCCTAGTAGAAAATCCTTCGAACGTGCAG GTCGCTATGATATTGCTCGTGCATTAGAAAAATGGGGTGGCCTTCATGAAGTTTCGCGCCTTCTGTCACTTAAGGTAAGGCATCCAAACAGACAAGCAAGCCTTGCCAAAGAGAAGAAAGTCGAATTGTTAGCTAATGATGTAAATTGTGAAACGACATCATCTAAACCTTTTGTTGCACAAGATGCAAAGAAATGGCTCATGAAACTCAAGGACTTGGACATAAATTGGGTGGAATGA
- the LOC125866686 gene encoding uncharacterized protein LOC125866686 isoform X1, with translation MGVEKNVGCEVEVVSWRERKIKAEILVNADVDSVWNALTDYERLADFVPNLVSSRRIPCPHPGRIWLEQRGIQRSLYWHIEARVVLDLQEFIKSNNVRELHFSMVDGDFKKFEGKWSVRVGTRSSTAILSYEVSVIPRFNFPAIFLERIIRSDLPVNLQALSCRAENSYQGYQSVTKEEPGSYLISTKTDIDHVISHENKSKGEHLKDKFVKATFGPSTPVTSDVSNNWGIFGKTCRLDKPCVVDEVHLRRFDGLLENGGVHRCVVASITVKAPVREVWNVLTAYESLPEIVPNLAISKILSRDNNKVRILQEGCKGLLYMVLHARVVLDLSELIEQEISFEQVEGDFDSFEGKWILEQLGSHHTLLKYSVESKMHKNSFLSEAIMEEVIYEDLPSNLCAIRDYIEERETEKPLEKFNHDEFREASVGSSMKDSFDYYDRQAEQNSDSSSLHSPRQRPKVPGLQRDIEVLKAELLAFISEHGQEGFMPMRKQLRKHGRVDIEKAITRMGGFRRISSLMNLSLAYKHRKPKGYWDSLENLQEEISRFQKNWGMDLSYMPSRKSFERAGRYDIARALEKWGGLHEVSRLLSLKVRHPNRQASLAKEKKVELLANDVNCETTSSKPFVAQDAKKWLMKLKDLDINWVE, from the exons ATGGGAGTAGAGAAAAATGTTGGATGTGAAGTGGAAGTTGTTTCGTGGAGAGAACGAAAGATTAAAGCTGAGATTTTGGTGAATGCTGATGTTGATTCTGTTTGGAATGCTCTTACTGATTATGAAAGGCTTGCTGATTTTGTCCCAAATCTTGTTAGCAG TAGGAGAATTCCTTGTCCACATCCTGGACGTATTTGGTTGGAGCAAAGAGGTATCCAACGATCACTCTATTGGCACATAGAAGCTCGTGTTGTATTGGATCTCCAAGAATTCATCAAATCG AATAATGTTCGCGAGCTCCATTTCTCTATGGTTGACGGTGACTTCAAGAAGTTTGAAGGCAAATGGTCTGTGAGAGTTGGAACAAG GTCTTCAACAGCTATACTAAGTTATGAAGTTAGTGTCATACCAAGGTTCAACTTTCCTGCCATTTTCTTGGAGAGGATTATCAGGTCAGACCTCCCGGTAAATCTTCAAGCGTTGTCCTGTAGAGCTGAAAACAGTTATCAAGGTTATCAGAGTGTTACCAAAGAGGAACCTGGTTCTTACCTTATTTCCACTAAGACAGATATTGATCATGTCATTTCCCACGAAAATAAATCTAAAGGTGAACACTTAAAGGACAAGTTTGTCAAAGCCACTTTTGGCCCATCGACACCAGTTACAAGTGATGTGAGTAACAATTGGGGAATATTTGGGAAAACTTGCAGACTTGACAAGCCATGTGTGGTGGATGAAGTCCATCTCCGAAGATTTGATGGTCTACTG GAAAATGGAGGTGTTCATCGTTGCGTTGTTGCTAGTATTACAGTAAAAGCTCCAGTTCGCGAAGTATGGAATGTTTTGACTGCTTATGAAAGTCTTCCTGA GATAGTTCCAAATTTAGCGATCAGTAAGATCTTATCACGAGACAACAACAAAGTTCGCATTCTTCAG GAAGGATGCAAGGGTCTTCTATACATGGTACTCCATGCACGTGTCGTCCTAGACTTATCTGAACTCATAGAACAAGAAATTAGCTTTGAGCAGGTGGAAGGAGATTTCGATTCTTTTGAAGGAAAATGGATCTTAGAGCAATTAGGCAGTCATCATACTCTATTGAAGTATAGTGTGGAGTCAAAAATGCACAAGAATTCATTTCTTTCTGAAGCAATTATGGAAGAG GTCATATATGAGGACCTTCCCTCAAACTTATGTGCAATCCGAGATTACATTGAGGAACGAGAGACTGAGAAACCTCTTGAGAAATTTAACCATGATGAATTCCGAGAGGCATCGGTTGGTTCATCAATGAAGGATTCATTTGATTATTATGATAGGCAAGCTGAACAGAATTCAGACAGTAGTAGTTTACATTCACCTAGACAAAGGCCGAAAGTTCCAGGGTTGCAGAGGGATATTGAAGTTCTTAAAGCTGAGCTCTTGGCTTTTATCTCCGAACATGGACAAGAAGGATTTATGCCTATGAGAAAGCAACTCAGGAAACATGGAAGAGTGGATATTGAGAAGGCTATTACACGTATGGGAGGTTTTAGAAGAATTTCTTCATTGATGAATCTATCTCTTGCTTACAAACACCGCAAACCAAAAGGTTATTGGGATAGCTTGGAAAATTTACAAGAGGAG ATCAGTCGATTCCAGAAGAACTGGGGAATGGATCTATCGTATATGCCTAGTAGAAAATCCTTCGAACGTGCAG GTCGCTATGATATTGCTCGTGCATTAGAAAAATGGGGTGGCCTTCATGAAGTTTCGCGCCTTCTGTCACTTAAGGTAAGGCATCCAAACAGACAAGCAAGCCTTGCCAAAGAGAAGAAAGTCGAATTGTTAGCTAATGATGTAAATTGTGAAACGACATCATCTAAACCTTTTGTTGCACAAGATGCAAAGAAATGGCTCATGAAACTCAAGGACTTGGACATAAATTGGGTGGAATGA